A genomic region of Trueperaceae bacterium contains the following coding sequences:
- a CDS encoding ATP-binding cassette domain-containing protein, with protein MSKLVEVDSLAKSFGAVRAISDISFSVGAGEVFGLLGPNGAGKTTTLRILATLLRPDAGRASVAGLDVGAEAEAVRRSIGVVNGGMGLYDRLTGREILGYFGRLYGIDRTRIDRRIAELADVLELGEALTRQAGGFSTGMKQKIVIARAILHDPPVVFFDEATSGLDVMARRAVLDLVRRFASEGKAVVYSTHVMSEVEEVCDRLAIVFRGELVTQDTVPGLLANTGSSTLEDAFFTTVRRSGLQPEVAA; from the coding sequence GTGAGCAAGTTGGTAGAAGTAGACAGCCTCGCCAAATCGTTCGGCGCCGTGAGGGCGATAAGCGACATCTCGTTCTCGGTCGGGGCCGGTGAAGTCTTCGGGCTGTTGGGCCCGAACGGCGCCGGCAAGACGACCACGCTGAGGATCCTCGCCACTCTGCTTCGCCCCGATGCCGGCCGCGCCAGCGTCGCCGGGCTGGACGTGGGCGCAGAAGCGGAGGCGGTGCGCCGTTCCATCGGCGTGGTCAACGGGGGCATGGGCCTCTACGACCGGCTGACCGGCCGGGAGATCCTCGGCTACTTCGGACGTCTCTACGGCATCGACAGGACCAGGATCGACCGGCGGATCGCCGAGTTGGCCGACGTGCTCGAGCTCGGCGAGGCGTTGACCCGTCAGGCTGGGGGCTTCTCCACGGGGATGAAGCAGAAGATCGTCATCGCCAGAGCGATACTGCACGACCCGCCGGTGGTCTTCTTCGACGAAGCCACGAGCGGGCTCGACGTCATGGCTCGCCGGGCCGTGCTCGACCTGGTGCGCCGGTTCGCCAGCGAGGGCAAGGCGGTCGTCTACTCGACCCACGTGATGAGCGAGGTCGAAGAGGTCTGCGACCGTCTGGCGATCGTCTTCCGGGGTGAACTGGTTACCCAGGACACGGTTCCCGGACTCCTCGCCAACACCGGCAGCAGCACTCTCGAGGACGCGTTCTTCACCACCGTGCGGCGCTCTGGCCTGCAGCCGGAGGTAGCGGCGTGA
- a CDS encoding alpha-hydroxy-acid oxidizing protein, with the protein MTEREFAALDEYALVARVLHEVDEVDSRIELLECDLASPIVPLEANGAAPSARLALRAAQGFAGKRDEQRHGSIVPLLRNDKMGELMPRVKSLSEMGFPALALDMRQLAFTAPHGTSQWRPRTREELAELRAAAGCPLWVFGLNSSADAEIVVEAGLEGVVVSSTLGSFVGGPAAIEVLPEILDAVAGMTGVYVGGPVRTGVDVFRYLAVGAEAVIVESDRSIANLEAELHYAMRLTGCETLADIGYESIYAPLFGEL; encoded by the coding sequence ATGACAGAGCGCGAATTCGCTGCCCTCGACGAGTATGCGCTGGTGGCGCGGGTGCTTCACGAGGTAGACGAGGTCGACAGCCGCATCGAGCTGCTGGAGTGCGACCTGGCCAGTCCTATCGTGCCGCTCGAGGCGAACGGCGCCGCCCCTTCCGCTCGACTCGCCCTGCGTGCCGCCCAGGGTTTCGCGGGCAAGCGCGACGAGCAGCGTCACGGGTCGATCGTGCCGCTGCTACGGAATGACAAGATGGGAGAGTTGATGCCCCGCGTCAAGAGCCTCTCCGAGATGGGCTTCCCGGCACTGGCGTTGGACATGAGACAACTCGCCTTCACCGCGCCGCACGGTACTAGCCAGTGGCGTCCCAGGACGCGGGAGGAGCTGGCCGAACTGCGAGCGGCAGCTGGTTGCCCACTCTGGGTCTTCGGGCTGAACAGCTCGGCCGATGCAGAGATCGTCGTCGAGGCGGGTCTCGAAGGCGTGGTGGTCAGCTCCACCCTGGGGAGCTTCGTAGGCGGACCGGCGGCCATCGAAGTGCTTCCCGAGATACTCGACGCGGTAGCGGGCATGACCGGTGTCTACGTCGGCGGTCCGGTCCGCACCGGAGTGGACGTGTTCCGCTACCTGGCGGTTGGCGCAGAGGCGGTGATCGTCGAAAGCGATCGCTCGATCGCCAATCTCGAGGCCGAACTCCACTACGCCATGCGGCTTACCGGCTGCGAGACCCTGGCAGACATCGGTTACGAGAGCATCTACGCTCCCCTGTTCGGCGAGCTGTAG
- a CDS encoding DUF4397 domain-containing protein translates to MRAFARVFQLWLLLACAWGAAQPMAAIRLTHLSPDAPQFDMVVDRQLFMIDVTYGEVSPYQPIPAGQHEISVWPHRLPDGAAGEEAEGPQTLEPITIIVDLEDGGYYTLAISGFYQAAPETSSGTLAVEVEPAEATVLVTGPRGFERTFQGDRVLEELEAGRYAVRAEYQGYQPATFEISVQQNETSTVSITLQEGEEEGDATATLPENVPAAPSGSWRPVELHAFRDDLEVVPPPGGSRVRLVHLSPLTGPVDLLAIPSDGAGEPAVMASGLEFPNAGDYMRLPGRDYTFQVRLAGADAIVTQVRDVTVPAGGVYTFFLVQEPADNYVRLVPSVDALLPVRR, encoded by the coding sequence GTGAGAGCGTTCGCAAGAGTCTTTCAACTGTGGTTGCTCCTGGCCTGCGCCTGGGGGGCCGCCCAGCCGATGGCGGCGATCCGACTCACGCACCTGTCGCCCGACGCGCCGCAGTTCGACATGGTCGTCGATCGCCAGCTATTCATGATCGACGTGACCTACGGAGAGGTGAGTCCCTATCAGCCGATCCCGGCGGGTCAGCACGAGATCAGCGTGTGGCCGCACCGGCTGCCGGACGGTGCTGCCGGCGAGGAGGCGGAGGGCCCGCAGACGCTGGAGCCGATAACGATCATCGTCGATCTGGAGGACGGCGGCTACTACACCCTGGCGATCTCGGGCTTCTACCAGGCGGCTCCGGAAACGTCGAGCGGAACGCTGGCCGTGGAGGTCGAACCTGCCGAGGCGACCGTGCTCGTCACCGGTCCCCGCGGGTTCGAACGGACGTTCCAGGGGGACAGGGTGCTCGAGGAGCTGGAAGCGGGCCGTTACGCGGTCAGGGCGGAGTACCAGGGGTATCAGCCGGCGACCTTCGAGATAAGCGTGCAGCAGAACGAAACCTCCACCGTCAGCATCACCCTTCAGGAGGGGGAGGAGGAGGGGGACGCCACCGCCACGCTGCCCGAGAACGTACCGGCGGCCCCCTCGGGTAGCTGGCGCCCGGTGGAACTCCACGCCTTCCGCGACGACCTCGAGGTCGTCCCCCCGCCCGGCGGCTCGCGGGTGAGGCTGGTGCACCTCTCGCCCCTCACCGGGCCGGTCGACCTCCTCGCCATCCCCTCGGACGGTGCCGGCGAGCCGGCGGTGATGGCCTCGGGCCTCGAGTTCCCCAACGCCGGGGATTACATGCGCCTGCCCGGCCGCGACTACACCTTTCAGGTGAGGCTGGCCGGAGCCGACGCGATCGTGACCCAGGTTCGTGACGTGACCGTCCCCGCTGGCGGCGTCTACACCTTCTTCCTCGTCCAGGAGCCGGCCGACAACTACGTCAGGCTGGTGCCGTCGGTCGACGCGCTGCTGCCGGTACGGAGGTAG
- a CDS encoding AI-2E family transporter, with protein sequence MWAAARQVWRNPYVRVAVGLIALYLLYRFLYWSRPVWGAVLAAYLIAFLLHPLVTWAEHRSNRTVGVLLVAFLLLALLAGLWFLGIQIAAQLSVFVEELPALAEVLEELPFIIARGIDPGFGTTFQQVFQNLTAAARQLIDEVLPSISAFRGGLVESLTVVTSGGLQVVIVTVLSIYLVYNFRRYNRTLLQAFPPRYRDAALEINDRVSYAVGGYIRGQLIIAACVGVLVGVGLAILQIPLAAGLGLLAGVGNLVPFVGPLLASVPTFLFALTESWFHAFAALGVLLLVNIVDSNILTPIIYSRTVSLAPVTVLLAILFGSVLFGLWGAVAAVPVAVLLTLLYRDYYLTSAWYWRGSEQEVEQG encoded by the coding sequence GTGTGGGCCGCGGCTCGCCAGGTCTGGCGGAATCCCTACGTACGCGTGGCCGTGGGCCTCATCGCCCTCTACCTCCTCTACCGCTTCCTCTACTGGTCGAGACCGGTCTGGGGAGCGGTGCTCGCCGCCTACCTCATCGCCTTCCTCCTCCACCCGCTCGTCACCTGGGCGGAGCACCGTTCGAATCGGACGGTGGGCGTACTCCTGGTCGCGTTCCTGCTGCTCGCCCTGCTAGCCGGGCTCTGGTTCCTGGGCATACAGATCGCCGCGCAGCTCTCGGTGTTCGTCGAGGAGCTTCCGGCCCTGGCCGAGGTACTGGAGGAGCTGCCCTTCATCATCGCCCGGGGCATCGACCCTGGCTTCGGCACCACCTTCCAGCAGGTCTTCCAGAACCTGACCGCTGCCGCCAGGCAGCTCATCGACGAGGTCCTCCCGTCGATCTCGGCCTTCCGCGGCGGCCTCGTCGAGAGCCTTACGGTAGTCACGAGCGGTGGGCTGCAGGTCGTCATCGTGACCGTGCTCTCCATCTACCTGGTCTATAACTTCAGGCGCTACAACCGCACGTTGCTGCAGGCCTTCCCGCCGCGGTACCGCGACGCCGCGCTGGAGATCAACGACAGGGTGAGCTACGCGGTCGGCGGGTACATCCGCGGGCAGCTCATCATCGCCGCCTGCGTGGGCGTGCTCGTCGGCGTCGGCCTCGCCATCCTGCAGATCCCGCTCGCGGCCGGTCTGGGGCTCCTCGCCGGTGTGGGGAACCTCGTCCCGTTCGTGGGCCCCCTCCTGGCCTCGGTGCCCACCTTCCTGTTCGCCCTCACCGAGAGCTGGTTCCACGCCTTCGCCGCTCTGGGCGTGCTGTTGCTCGTGAACATCGTCGACAGCAACATCCTCACGCCGATCATCTACTCTCGTACCGTCTCCCTCGCCCCGGTGACCGTACTGTTGGCGATCCTCTTCGGGTCGGTCCTCTTCGGCCTCTGGGGAGCCGTTGCCGCGGTACCGGTAGCGGTGCTCCTCACCCTGCTCTACCGCGACTACTACCTCACCAGCGCCTGGTACTGGCGGGGCAGCGAGCAGGAGGTCGAGCAGGGATAG
- the ruvA gene encoding Holliday junction branch migration protein RuvA, whose translation MIAFVDGVVSEIREASVVVQAGPMGLELFAPKPTLVNVSKGDSVRLHTHLVVKEDLLALYGFHHRDLLELFRHLIAVGGIGPKLALAILSALPAATIASAILAGDAGLLASAPGVGKRTAERIILELGNKLPESLGSPAGSQRPQSPLTGPAEDAVEALIALGYREGQVKQAVAELALAKPEESAEGLIRRALGKLR comes from the coding sequence GTGATCGCCTTCGTGGACGGGGTGGTCAGCGAGATACGCGAGGCCAGCGTCGTCGTCCAGGCCGGCCCCATGGGCTTGGAGCTGTTCGCCCCCAAACCCACGCTCGTGAACGTCTCCAAGGGCGATTCGGTCAGGCTGCACACCCACCTGGTCGTCAAGGAAGACCTGTTGGCCCTCTACGGGTTCCACCATCGCGATCTGCTCGAGCTTTTCCGCCACCTCATCGCGGTGGGCGGGATCGGCCCGAAACTCGCTCTGGCGATCCTCTCGGCGTTGCCGGCGGCGACGATAGCCAGCGCCATCCTCGCTGGCGACGCCGGCCTCCTCGCCAGCGCCCCCGGGGTAGGCAAGCGTACCGCCGAACGGATAATCCTCGAACTGGGCAACAAACTGCCCGAGTCGTTGGGTTCGCCTGCCGGCTCTCAGCGACCCCAGTCGCCGCTCACCGGGCCCGCCGAGGACGCCGTCGAAGCGCTCATCGCCCTTGGCTACCGGGAGGGTCAGGTGAAGCAGGCTGTCGCGGAGCTCGCCCTTGCGAAACCCGAGGAGAGCGCCGAGGGGCTCATCCGCAGGGCGTTGGGCAAACTGCGGTGA